The stretch of DNA NNNNNNNNNNNNNNNNNNNNNNNNNNNNNNNNNNNNNNNNNNNNNNNNNNNNNNNNNNNNNNNNNNNNNNNNNNNNNNNNNNNNNNNNNNNNNNNNNNNNNNNNNNNNNNNNNNNNNNNNNNNNNNNNNNNNNNNNNNNNNNNNNNNNNNNNNNNNNNNNNNNNNNNNNNNNNNNNNNNNNNNNNNNNNNNNNNNNNNNNNNNNNNNNNNNNNNNNNNNNNNNNNNNNNNNNNNNNNNNNNNNNNNNNNNNNNNNNNNNNNNNNNNNNNNNNNNNNNNNNNNNNNNNNNNNNNNNNNNNNNNNNNNNNNNNNNNNNNNNNNNNNNNNNNNNNNNNNNNNNNNNNNNNNNNNNNNNNNNNNNNNNNNNNNNNNNNNNNNNNNNNNNNNNNNNNNNNNNNNNNNNNNNNNNNNNNNNNNNNNNNNNNNNNNNNNNNNNNNNNNNNNNNNNNNNNNNNNNNNNNNNNNNNNNNNNNNNNNNNNNNNNNNNNNNNNNNNNNNNNNNNNNNNNNNNNNNNNNNNNNNNNNNNNNNNNNNNNNNNNNNNNNNNNNNNNNNNNNNNNNNNNNNNNNNNNNNNNNNNNNNNNNNNNNNNNNNNNNNNNNNNNNNNNNNNNNNNNNNNNNNNNNNNNNNNNNNNNNNNNNNNNNNNNNNNNNNNNNNNNNNNNNNNNNNNNNNNNNNNNNNNNNNNNNNNNNNNNNNNNNNNNNNNNNNNNNNNNNNNNNNNNNNNNNNNNNNNNNNNNNNNNNNNNNNNNNNNNNNNNNNNNNNNNNNNNNNNNNNNNNNNNNNNNNNNNNNNNNNNNNNNNNNNNNNNNNNNNNNNNNNNNNNNNNNNNNNNNNNNNNNNNNNNNNNNNNNNNNNNNNNNNNNNNNNNNNNNNNNNNNNNNNNNNNNNNNNNNNNNNNNNNNNNNNNNNNNNNNNNNNNNNNNNNNNNNNNNNNNNNNNNNNNNNNNNNNNNNNNNNNNNNNNNNNNNNNNNNNNNNNNNNNNNNNNNNNNNNNNNNNNNNNNNNNNNNNNNNNNNNNNNNNNNNNNNNNNNNNNNNNNNNNNNNNNNNNNNNNNNNNNNNNNNNNNNNNNNNNNNNNNNNNNNNNNNNNNNNNNNNNNNNNNNNNNNNNNNNNNNNNNNNNNNNNNNNNNNNNNNNNNNNNNNNNNNNNNNNNNNNNNNNNNNNNNNNNNNNNNNNNNNNNNNNNNNNNNNNNNNNNNNNNNNNNNNNNNNNNNNNNNNNNNNNNNNNNNNNNNNNNNNNNNNNNNNNNNNNNNNNNNNNNNNNNNNNNNNNNNNNNNNNNNNNNNNNNNNNNNNNNNNNNNNNNNNNNNNNNNNNNNNNNNNNNNNNNNNNNNNNNNNNNNNNNNNNNNNNNNNNNNNNNNNNNNNNNNNNNNNNNNNNNNNNNNNNNNNNNNNNNNNNNNNNNNNNNNNNNNNNNNNNNNNNNNNNNNNNNNNNNNNNNNNNNNNNNNNNNNNNNNNNNNNNNNNNNNNNNNNNNNNNNNNNNNNNNNNNNNNNNNNNNNNNNNNNNNNNNNNNNNNNNNNNNNNNNNNNNNNNNNNNNNNNNNNNNNNNNNNNNNNNNNNNNNNNNNNNNNNNNNNNNNNNNNNNNNNNNNNNNNNNNNNNNNNNNNNNNNNNNNNNNNNNNNNNNNNNNNNNNNNNNNNNNNNNNNNNNNNNNNNNNNNNNNNNNNNNNNNNNNNNNNNNNNNNNNNNNNNNNNNNNNNNNNNNNNNNNNNNNNNNNNNNNNNNNNNNNNNNNNNNNNNNNNNNNNNNNNNNNNNNNNNNNNNNNNNNNNNNNNNNNNNNNNNNNNNNNNNNNNNNNNNNNNNNNNNNNNNNNNNNNNNNNNNNNNNNNNNNNNNNNNNNNNNNNNNNNNNNNNNNNNNNNNNNNNNNNNNNNNNNNNNNNNNNNNNNNNNNNNNNNNNNNNNNNNNNNNNNNNNNNNNNNNNNNNNNNNNNNNNNNNNNNNNNNNNNNNNNNNNNNNNNNNNNNNNNNNNNNNNNNNNNNNNNNNNNNNNNNNNNNNNNNNNNNNNNNNNNNNNNNNNNNNNNNNNNNNNNNNNNNNNNNNNNNNNNNNNNNNNNNNNNNNNNNNNNNNNNNNNNNNNNNNNNNNNNNNNNNNNNNNNNNNNNNNNNNNNNNNNNNNNNNNNNNNNNNNNNNNNNNNNNNNNNNNNNNNNNNNNNNNNNNNNNNNNNNNNNNNNNNNNNNNNNNNNNNNNNNNNNNNNNNNNNNNNNNNNNNNNNNNNNNNNNNNNNNNNNNNNNNNNNNNNNNNNNNNNNNNNNNNNNNNNNNNNNNNNNNNNNNNNNNNNNNNNNNNNNNNNNNNNNNNNNNNNNNNNNNNNNNNNNNNNNNNNNNNNNNNNNNNNNNNNNNNNNNNNNNNNNNNNNNNNNNNNNNNNNNNNNNNNNNNNNNNNNNNNNNNNNNNNNNNNNNNNNNNNNNNNNNNNNNNNNNNNNNNNNNNNNNNNNNNNNNNNNNNNNNNNNNNNNNNNNNNNNNNNNNNNNNNNNNNNNNNNNNNNNNNNNNNNNNNNNNNNNNNNNNNNNNNNNNNNNNNNNNNNNNNNNNNNNNNNNNNNNNNNNNNNNNNNNNNNNNNNNNNNNNNNNNNNNNNNNNNNNNNNNNNNNNNNNNNNNNNNNNNNNNNNNNNNNNNNNNNNNNNNNNNNNNNNNNNNNNNNNNNNNNNNNNNNNNNNNNNNNNNNNNNNNNNNNNNNNNNNNNNNNNNNNNNNNNNNNNNNNNNNNNNNNNNNNNNNNNNNNNNNNNNNNNNNNNNNNNNNNNNNNNNNNNNNNNNNNNNNNNNNNNNNNNNNNNNNNNNNNNNNNNNNNNNNNNNNNNNNNNNNNNNNNNNNNNNNNNNNNNNNNNNNNNNNNNNNNNNNNNNNNNNNNNNNNNNNNNNNNNNNNNNNNNNNNNNNNNNNNNNNNNNNNNNNNNNNNNNNNNNNNNNNNNNNNNNNNNNNNNNNNNNNNNNNNNNNNNNNNNNNNNNNNNNNNNNNNNNNNNNNNNNNNNNNNNNNNNNNNNNNNNNNNNNNNNNNNNNNNNNNNNNNNNNNNNNNNNNNNNNNNNNNNNNNNNNNNNNNNNNNNNNNNNNNNNNNNNNNNNNNNNNNNNNNNNNNNNNNNNNNNNNNNNNNNNNNNNNNNNNNNNNNNNNNNNNNNNNNNNNNNNNNNNNNNNNNNNNNNNNNNNNNNNNNNNNNNNNNNNNNNNNNNNNNNNNNNNNNNNNNNNNNNNNNNNNNNNNNNNNNNNNNNNNNNNNNNNNNNNNNNNNNNNNNNNNNNNNNNNNNNNNNNNNNNNNNNNNNNNNNNNNNNNNNNNNNNNNNNNNNNNNNNNNNNNNNNNNNNNNNNNNNNNNNNNNNNNNNNNNNNNNNNNNNNNNNNNNNNNNNNNNNNNNNNNNNNNNNNNNNNNNNNNNNNNNNNNNNNNNNNNNNNNNNNNNNNNNNNNNNNNNNNNNNNNNNNNNNNNNNNNNNNNNNNNNNNNNNNNNNNNNNNNNNNNNNNNNNNNNNNNNNNNNNNNNNNNNNNNNNNNNNNNNNNNNNNNNNNNNNNNNNNNNNNNNNNNNNNNNNNNNNNNNNNNNNNNNNNNNNNNNNNNNNNNNNNNNNNNNNNNNNNNNNNNNNNNNNNNNNNNNNNNNNNNNNNNNNNNNNNNNNNNNNNNNNNNNNNNNNNNNNNNNNNNNNNNNNNNNNNNNNNNNNNNNNNNNNNNNNNNNNNNNNNNNNNNNNNNNNNNNNNNNNNNNNNNNNNNNNNNNNNNNNNNNNNNNNNNNNNNNNNNNNNNNNNNNNNNNNNNNNNNNNNNNNNNNNNNNNNNNNNNNNNNNNNNNNNNNNNNNNNNNNNNNNNNNNNNNNNNNNNNNNNNNNNNNNNNNNNNNNNNNNNNNNNNNNNNNNNNNNNNNNNNNNNNNNNNNNNNNNNNNNNNNNNNNNNNNNNNNNNNNNNNNNNNNNNNNNNNNNNNNNNNNNNNNNNNNNNNNNNNNNNNNNNNNNNNNNNNNNNNNNNNNNNNNNNNNNNNNNNNNNNNNNNNNNNNNNNNNNNNNNNNNNNNNNNNNNNNNNNNNNNNNNNNNNNNNNNNNNNNNNNNNNNNNNNNNNNNNNNNNNNNNNNNNNNNNNNNNNNNNNNNNNNNNNNNNNNNNNNNNNNNNNNNNNNNNNNNNNNNNNNNNNNNNNNNNNNNNNNNNNNNNNNNNNNNNNNNNNNNNNNNNNNNNNNNNNNNNNNNNNNNNNNNNNNNNNNNNNNNNNNNNNNNNNNNNNNNNNNNNNNNNNNNNNNNNNNNNNNNNNNNNNNNNNNNNNNNNNNNNNNNNNNNNNNNNNNNNNNNNNNNNNNNNNNNNNNNNNNNNNNNNNNNNNNNNNNNNNNNNNNNNNNNNNNNNNNNNNNNNNNNNNNNNNNNNNNNNNNNNNNNNNNNNNNNNNNNNNNNNNNNNNNNNNNNNNNNNNNNNNNNNNNNNNNNNNNNNNNNNNNNNNNNNNNNNNNNNNNNNNNNNNNNNNNNNNNNNNNNNNNNNNNNNNNNNNNNNNNNNNNNNNNNNNNNNNNNNNNNNNNNNNNNNNNNNNNNNNNNNNNNNNNNNNNNNNNNNNNNNNNNNNNNNNNNNNNNNNNNNNNNNNNNNNNNNNNNNNNNNNNNNNNNNNNNNNNNNNNNNNNNNNNNNNNNNNNNNNNNNNNNNNNNNNNNNNNNNNNNNNNNNNNNNNNNNNNNNNNNNNNNNNNNNNNNNNNNNNNNNNNNNNNNNNNNNNNNNNNNNNNNNNNNNNNNNNNNNNNNNNNNNNNNNNNNNNNNNNNNNNNNNNNNNNNNNNNNNNNNNNNNNNNNNNNNNNNNNNNNNNNNNNNNNNNNNNNNNNNNNNNNNNNNNNNNNNNNNNNNNNNNNNNNNNNNNNNNNNNNNNNNNNNNNNNNNNNNNNNNNNNNNNNNNNNNNNNNNNNNNNNNNNNNNNNNNNNNNNNNNNNNNNNNNNNNNNNNNNNNNNNNNNNNNNNNNNNNNNNNNNNNNNNNNNNNNNNNNNNNNNNNNNNNNNNNNNNNNNNNNNNNNNNNNNNNNNNNNNNNNNNNNNNNNNNNNNNNNNNNNNNNNNNNNNNNNNNNNNNNNNNNNNNNNNNNNNNNNNNNNNNNNNNNNNNNNNNNNNNNNNaaaaaaaaattgaattcactTAGGAAACTATGCAATTATATGTATACATACTTCAAATTTATAGTGTCTGGTTGCAGCGGAAACGCTAGGGAGGAGACACGATGCAATCATCAGAGAGACAAGAAATATTTCAATAGAGCCCATTTTCACgtacagaaaataaaatatgtctgattttttttttcttttgttacaAAACTTGACTTCTTGTTGTTCTATTAAGTGCATGGGAGTGATGTGTATATATAGAGatgtttggttgatttggtgaaattataaaaaaaaaaatagaattgaaGAGAAAAGTGAATAGGTTGATTGTAAGCTATGTTTGGTTAGACCAAATGTTGTTGTAGAACAAACTTTAGAGTGGTGTCAaagaatacatatatttttgtatattaatttgtatatcATTAGTATATTTGTCATGCAAATATTTCACTATGCGTATGGCTTTTCCTTCTTAATGACTCATTGAGGATTAATTAATTTAGGCTTCATATATAGACAACTATAGGCATGATTTTGACCGTCTTCCATACATGATATATAGCCTTGAGGAAAAAGTTTTTACAAAGTGTTGTCATTATCATGAGAAAATTGTAATATTATGCTACTCTCTCGTTTTAATTCAtttgtctgattttgacttgacgcgaaatttaaaaagtacaaAAGGTGATCTTAAACTATTAGATATATTGAATGAATCACCaaaatgttaattaatttaatgattttaaatatgtcatctaaaaaaataaaattaaagagttgtttaaaaatataaaaaatcaactgattaaaaaaaagtaagagagaTAAATTGAACCAGGTTGAGTCCTAAGAATTAAGATAAATTGAGGCCAATGGGGATTCAaatattttcccttttatttgtCAACATATCAGGTGAAAAATGATTTCTCAATACAACTACTTCGTCGAGAACAATTGTCAATTTATGAGTTATAGATATTTCACAATCGAcaacttatatttttataagttatacGTAAGATTTATGAGATGGAGTAATTGTTAACAGATAATCATAGTCAGTAAttgtgaaaatatatatatatgtgcaagatatttattgatttataaatataaacatTCGatacgaaaaaaaaaattttatcgAGTATTACAAGTTTGGAAGATGAGAGTTGAAGAAGCTTAAGTTGGTGATAAAAGGGTTTTCACTTGTTCGGTGTCTATCCCTTTTCATCATCAGTACTAATAAGGAGATTATTATTAGAGTAAGGAATGTCTAATATGGGACACACAAAGGAATTTTACTTGAGTAATATGTAACTTATGGATATACATTATGTTACACACCTAAAATACAAGTAACATGTAATTTCGTGCAATACACCATATACCAATCtcctatatatataacatattcGTTTTTTGTACCTTGAAATTGGGATCTTTGCTATGATGTTCGAGACAGCTATAGCTATCTGGAGTGCAAGGTGTAATTCAAAATTCAGATAGAATAGTGatatgagcataactttttgaCCTTCCACTCGACATGACTTAGGAAAAAGttataatcatgaattttatgattatttttgcATGAACTCTTTAAACATTGACAAATTAGAAAAACAACTCTAATGGTTCTATTTGTGCAAATCTCCTAAACAAATTAGATATTAATTGATATACAATGGATGACAATAATTTTGAAGTGATACAATTATGTTAATGTGTATCAAACCTTTAATTCAAACAACAAAAAGGATttattacaataataataaccaATATATTTCCCTACATACAAACAAAATAACTCAATGAGTATGCATAACTAATCGTTAAACACGACAAGAAGATTATTAATTGCCTTTGAAAATTCAACACAAAATGTACAAAATGGTGAAGGcctctcttttaaaaaaatcaccaaCCATTTCTAGTCTTGAAACAACTACCCCCACCTTCACTTGATGTCTTGCAACTCCAAGTATGGCAATTCATAAATTTGAGGGGTGTTATATACATTACTTTGGGACCACTCAAACCTCTACTTGCAAAAATCCATTTATCACATGACATGTTTTCCACCATCTCCATTGGTTATCATTAGGGCCGCGATAGAACCACTCTGCTATTTTTGACTCGAACTATATATAACTTTCAACGAGAAAAACCAAATCTTTGACTCGCTATATCACATCGTACTTGAGCAAAACCAATCCGAGATTTTTCAAGATCATACTCCACCCATACATTTTGTTGATGATGGTGTCCGATAATGTACGCTTCAACTGCTAGTAACTCGGAATTTCCAAACGTAAAACAATGTATCGAATCTTTCCCCCGAATTTCACCAGGTACTCGATACAACAATCGTTCTCCTGAAACCGTTATTTCTGCACCCCGAAACACTAAACTAACCGATGGTAACTTAGGTAACCACGTTTGATTAACAGGTACCCGATAACACAAGTCCATTGCACCTTGAAAAACAAAATCTTGATCCTCAAGGACCTTAAGAGTTCTCATAGTTTGATTCAAAAACTCACTCCTTAGTACAGTGTAAGCTGGACCTAATAGGAAAGTAAATTGGGTACCCGAATCAACCATGGTTTGACCCGCCCCGGTATGATCGGGTATAAATACGGATTCGGGTATCGGAAGTAATTTATTCGACACTTTAATACCTTCAAGTTTAATAGTATACGCAACTCGATCAAAATAAGGTAACGGAAGTGAAATTTCGACTAACGGAGTGTAATTTAACGGTAAAATCCAAGTAAAATTCGATTCACCAAAGAGTAAAATACCAGAAAAATCAAGGCTCGAAATGCAATAAGAAAACTTCTTAAACCCCATTTGTGAAACAAAAGATAGAGATCCACGGTTCATACCCATTAACCCGGTTGTCTTTTCGTCTTCATCCGAATCACTACTGAAACCCGAATCCATTGACCCGAATATCGTACCCGTAAAATTCGACCCGCCAATCGTAAACGTATCCATAGCTAAATTCCCTTCAGAAGACGAAGCATCTGCGTAAGAAAGCACAGCATGACAGAAATTCTTCGAATCACAAGAAGCTGGGATGGAGAAATCTTGAGTTCGGGTCGTGCAAGTGGGTTCGGAGCAAGAAACGGGTCTGTAGGAAAGTGAGCGGTTCGGGTTGAAAATGGGTTGTTTAATTCGGGTTGAATTTGAATGTAGCCATGAGAGTTCACTACCTGTATCGAGCACCATTGTTACATTCTGTGGAGGCGTACCGACTGAAAGGGAAACAGTAAGAGTAACATTGTGAGTAAATGGGAGTTTATTTGGTGCGGAAAACCCAGATGTGATTTGTTGAGTTTTTAGGGGTAAAATCAAACTTGGTGAAGCAATTTGGGTACTGAAATTAGCTGTGGAAGAACAtttgaggaagaagagaaatggtgtgaggaagaagaagagaagtaATTTCATGGTGAATTGAAAGAGGAAAAAAGTTTAGTGTTTGAGTTTCGGGGACAGAGAGTTTGTGTGAAATTTCTATGGTGATGGTGGCTTCAAGTGAAAATTGGTCATAGCCATTAAAGCTAAGCAATATTGAAAGTTTGTTACGATGTCGTTTTTAACCCTCTGTCTGGATGGTTGTTCCGTCCGATGTCACGTAGGacatatgtttttatttgtttaattttatacgaTCTTTTAGTGTACATAAATATACAAACATGTATATAATcgaaggcataatacataaacatgactcttAACTTGGCATCATCtgacaactatgacctttaactttgaatgtgcacaagtagtcacttaaacttgtataaaattgaataaacagACACATTCTTCCTACATGACACCCTATATAGCAATTTTACGTCCcacgtgtattatgtcatgtagacgcgtgtgtctatttgttcaattttatacaagtttaagtgtttacttaTACACACTTAAAGTTAGAGAACATAGTTATCCGTTGAAATCAAGTTAAAgctcatgtttatgtattatgttaaTTAAAAAACACTTATGCATTGTATCTTAATATTATATTGAGTAGCTTTGTAACTGCTTTGTTTAAACTTTAGCACATCAAAATTATAGTTATTATCATTCTACAATCGCATACAATAACTGagtcaataattttattgaaaagtgtcaaaatatcaaaaactaaaatgttataatttatgcataaaacCTAAACTTATAATCCACttaaatagtgtaatttttttatgaaagaatATCAATTAACAGAAGATTACTCTGCCATTGATCACACATATTAATCACGTTGAAGGAATTAGAATTGAACCGATGATGGAAGGATTTtccaaaatataactaaaatatatataaataatgagtcaatctatattttataattttgttattgagtacaataaaactaatttataaatattatatccgATATAACTAAATCATATATAACTAATCTAATTTACGACCAAACGACACCTTAAAGGTGCttgaaaagatttgaaaacGATGTTTTGGGCGGTTGATTAACATTTAATAATCAATGGAAATCCCACATTTTGTGGTTGCTAATACTGTTATTAATTAGTTTGTGCTTTTCGTCAAACACACAATAGGTACGTTCAAAAAACTTATTAGTAAAATAGAAGGGGAACGAGAAATCGTAGAATATATTATAATGtgagatttgaattttattaatcaTCTATAAGGTTAAAATTTAGATAGTCACTAAACTGTTCGAATTTtctaattattaaaatattgatGTTTCTTCGTTAAGGATCACTTGATTTACAAATTAATTATGTGAAATTATTATGAAGGAATTATTTATGGCGTAAGTAATAATGAatgtattattatatagtggtgaataatgaaaaaaaatattatatgatagtaattaataataatgagtTGTTGTTATATAAGTATTTCTTTTGTCCTTTAAAGTCTAATCTTCATTATAATGGACGTGTCATTATTCAACATTTTATTCGGGAGATGATTcggaatttaaagtttatgagttttgaatttttttttttttttaagttttaaattattaatttatacatataaaatgttgaatctcggtactaattattaatcccgggataagttatcccaaacttgccaaccaaacaacaaaataagcgatactataatttaatcccgggactatttattattatacctcacaccaaacgaccccttaacgATAACGATAGTGGTGTCTTCATGATTTTgtacaatcaaaatttattaaatagaaaaggaaagaacatttgtcttgtttgaattttcatagagtaatatttatttattttatcttttattgatTATATTTCATAATCATGAAAGGTTGGTAGCAGACTGGCCAACGTCTTAAAGTTGTTACGTGAGTAGTAAAAGCTTCCAAGTGAACCTAGGGTAGGGTGTGTCTGTTGctgatatttttcaattttttcatgttcgattgattaaaaaaaatatcttgaaaATGAGAATAATTTTCCTAATGAAAGTCGGAAAAACCAGTTCAATATGAGATGATGTTtcagttttattttaattgtgtCTTTCTCACCCTCCAACAAAACTCATCTTCAACACACTTACTTACCCACGTCAACTCTTATCCCCTCCCCCAAACCGCACCCCACATCCCTAAtccttccccccccccccccccccccNNNNNNNNNNNNNNNNNNNNNNNNNNNNNNNNNNNNNNNNNNNNNNNNNNNNNNNNNNNNNNNNNNNNNNNNNNNNNNNNNNNNNNNNNNNNNNNNNNNNNNNNNNNNNNNNNNNNNNNNNNNNNNNNNNNNNNNNNNNNNNNNNNNNNNNNNNNNNNNNNNNNNNNNNNNNNNNNNNNNNNNNNNNNNNNNNNNNNNNNNNNNNNNNNNNNNNNNNNNNNNNNNNNNNNNNNNNNNNNNNNNNNNNNNNNNNNNNNNNNNNNNNNNNNNNNNNNNNNNNNNNNNNNNNNNNNNNNNNNNNNNNNNNNNNNNNNNNNNNNNNNNNNNNNNNNNNNNNNNNNNNNNNNNNNNNNNNNNNNNNNNNNNNNNNNNNNNNNNNNNNNNNNNNNNNNNNNNNNNNNNNNNNNNNNNNNNNNNNNNNNNNNNNNNNNNNNNNNNNNNNNNNNNNNNNNNNNNNNNNNNNNNNNNNNNNNNNNNNNNNNNNNNNNNNNNNNNNNNNNNNNNNNNNNNNNNNNNNNNNNNNNNNNNNNNNNNNNNNNNNNNNNNNNNNNNNNNNNNNNNNNNNNNNNNNNNNNNNNNNNNNNNNNNNNNNNNNNNNNNNNNNNNNNNNNNNNNNNNNNNNNNNNNNNNNNNNNNNNNNNNNNNNNNNNNNNNNNNNNNNNNNNNNNNNNNNNNNNNNNNNNNNNNNNNNNNNNNNNNNNNNNNNNNNNNNNNNNNNNNNNNNNNNNNNNNNNNNNNNNNNNNNNNNNNNNNNNNNNNNNNNNNNNNNNNNNNNNNNNNNNNNNNNNNNNNNNNNNNNNNNNNNNNNNNNNNNNNNNNNNNNNNNNNNNNNNNNNNNNNNNNNNNNNNNNNNNNNNNNNNNNNNNNNNNNNNNNNNNNNNNNNNNNNNNNNNNNNNNNNNNNNNNNNNNNNNNNNNNNNNNNNNNNNNNNNNNNNNNNNNNNNNNNNNNNNNNNNNNNNNNNNNNNNNNNNNNNNNNNNNNNNNNNNNNNNNNNNNNNNNNNNNNNNNNNNNNNNNNNNNNNNNNNNNNNNNNNNNNNNNNNNNNNNNNNNNNNNNNNNNNNNNNNNNNNNNNNNNNNNNNNNNNNNNNNNNNNNNNNNNNNNNNNNNNNNNNNNNNNNNNNNNNNNNNNNNNNNNNNNNNNNNNNNNNNNNNNNNNNNNNNNNNNNNNNNNNNNNNNNNNNNNNNNNNNNNNNNNNNNNNNNNNNNNNNNNNNNNNNNNNNNNNNNNNNNNNNNNNNNNNNNNNNNNNNNNNNNNNNNNNNNNNNNNNNNNNNNNNNNNNNNNNNNNNNNNNNNNNNNNNNNNNNNNNNNNNNNNNNNNNNNNNNNNNNNNNNNNNNNNNNNNNNNNNNNNNNNNNNNNNNNNNNNNNNNNNNNNNNNNNNNNNNNNNNNNNNNNNNNNNNNNNNNNNNNNNNNNNNNNNNNNNNNNNNNNNNNNNNNNNNNNNNNNNNNNNNNNNNNNNNNNNNNNNNNNNNNNNNNNNNNNNNNNNNNNNNNNNNNNNNNNNNNNNNNNNNNNNNNNNNNNNNNNNNNNNNNNNNNNNNNNNNNNNNNNNNNNNNNNNNNNNNNNNNNNNNNNNNNNNNNNNNNNNNNNNNNNNNNNNNNNNNNNNNNNNNNNNNNNNNNNNNNNNNNNNNNNNNNNNNNNNNNNNNNNNNNNNNNNNNNNNNNNNNNNNNNNNNNNNNNNNNNNNNNNNNNNNNNNNNNNNNNNNNNNNNNNNNNNNNNNNNNNNNNNNNNNNNNNNNNNNNNNNNNNNNNNNNNNNNNNNNNNNNNNNNNATAAAATGTAACGTAGTTAAGTATCTCATTAAAAGAAGGGTGAATAGAAAAAAGTCTCAACAATTCTCAAACTTTAAAGAActtacttattttaatttttaaactataagaaaatcataataattCACTTATATATGAACTAGAAGGAGTAATAAATAGTGAATTCACTTATATATTCTAGTTCTAGATTAAAATCATTGGAGCtttaattaaatttggattgtgCATTTGCATTGCGGGATCCATTTGAGGATGACACTCTCAATATGATTTTCTTCCATACACAAGTCTTGAATCTCTCAAACACTTAAATCCAAAACCTCTAATTAGGAGTGAAACAGTCATAACGACCACTCACGATTCCATTTGAGAATGACACTCTCGCTCAATATGATTTTCTTCCATATACAAGACTTGAACCCCTTCAAACACTTGAATCCGAAACCTCTaattaaaagtaaaacaatCATATCGACCACTACACCGCAGCGTAACTCATAGTGATTGGGAAACAAACTCATGTAACACGATGTAGACATTTCCAGtgaaacaaacaaaaagttCGTGATAAATTTGGTGACAAAAAGACCAATTTAAACAATGCACGTTTGTATATATTTCTATGATTGTCAGAACAACTTGTGTATTACCTCGAAGACTTTTTAAACGCCACTAGAGAATCTTCCAGGAATTAAAAAATTCCttgatttgacataatttttaaaaaatatatatttatcaaagagtttctagttatattttgtaaatttaaatctgacaattatttttttcgtctTATAATAaatgttaattttatttattttacacttattaaaaaaaataattatagaaagTATAGTTTACTtaataaggaaataatatatactatatataggaaaataatatatattcctAATAGAGCTCTATCTATTAGGAAAATTATGCattattaagaaaaaagttttttgaTACAAAGACATGGTTGAAAAAACATACAATATTACTTTTgtcttaaattttgaaagtgACACTTTATTTTgggatattttatttgtttactaAAGTACTTTATAGAATAGAG from Solanum stenotomum isolate F172 unplaced genomic scaffold, ASM1918654v1 scaffold17538, whole genome shotgun sequence encodes:
- the LOC125850524 gene encoding aspartic proteinase PCS1, which translates into the protein MKLLLFFFLTPFLFFLKCSSTANFSTQIASPSLILPLKTQQITSGFSAPNKLPFTHNVTLTVSLSVGTPPQNVTMVLDTGSELSWLHSNSTRIKQPIFNPNRSLSYRPVSCSEPTCTTRTQDFSIPASCDSKNFCHAVLSYADASSSEGNLAMDTFTIGGSNFTGTIFGSMDSGFSSDSDEDEKTTGLMGMNRGSLSFVSQMGFKKFSYCISSLDFSGILLFGESNFTWILPLNYTPLVEISLPLPYFDRVAYTIKLEGIKVSNKLLPIPESVFIPDHTGAGQTMVDSGTQFTFLLGPAYTVLRSEFLNQTMRTLKVLEDQDFVFQGAMDLCYRVPVNQTWLPKLPSVSLVFRGAEITVSGERLLYRVPGEIRGKDSIHCFTFGNSELLAVEAYIIGHHHQQNVWVEYDLEKSRIGFAQVRCDIASQRFGFSR